From the Bacteroidia bacterium genome, one window contains:
- the rsmI gene encoding 16S rRNA (cytidine(1402)-2'-O)-methyltransferase yields MSGILVIVGTPIGHAEDISPRAVTALRDADLIACEEAPVARRLLSRHGMLKDLIEVNEHTERDAAEEVLEELRGGKTVALISDCGMPVFADPGSSLVSAALDAGIVVDVVPGPDSLTAALAVSGFNAQRFLFYGFLSPKKSLRRDELAKLRSMTIPLVFLDAPYRLTQVLEDMRTQLGPTREACIACDLTLPSQLVARGTLHALYTRFAAEGKKREFVIIVGPRPESENRSASRLSRKHGERGRR; encoded by the coding sequence ATGAGCGGCATCCTTGTGATTGTGGGTACTCCCATCGGGCATGCGGAGGACATTTCTCCCCGCGCTGTGACGGCGCTTCGCGATGCTGATCTCATCGCTTGCGAAGAAGCTCCGGTTGCGCGTCGCCTGTTGTCGCGACACGGAATGTTGAAAGATCTCATCGAAGTCAACGAGCACACCGAGAGAGACGCGGCGGAGGAGGTTTTGGAAGAATTGCGGGGTGGAAAAACAGTCGCCCTCATCTCGGATTGCGGCATGCCGGTGTTCGCTGATCCCGGAAGCAGCCTCGTCTCTGCCGCTCTCGATGCTGGAATAGTCGTGGATGTCGTCCCGGGCCCCGATTCCCTGACAGCGGCTTTGGCTGTTTCCGGCTTCAATGCGCAGCGATTTCTCTTCTATGGTTTCCTCTCCCCCAAAAAATCGCTTCGGAGGGATGAGCTGGCAAAGCTCCGCAGTATGACGATACCGTTGGTGTTTCTGGATGCTCCTTACCGTTTGACACAGGTGCTCGAGGATATGCGGACGCAATTGGGACCCACACGCGAGGCGTGCATCGCTTGTGATCTCACGCTTCCCTCACAACTCGTTGCCCGCGGTACACTTCATGCGCTGTATACGCGATTCGCGGCGGAGGGAAAAAAACGTGAATTCGTCATCATTGTGGGTCCGCGTCCCGAAAGTGAGAACCGTTCTGCTTCACGCCTTTCGCGCAAACACGGGGAGCGTGGTCGCAGGTAA
- the ispD gene encoding 2-C-methyl-D-erythritol 4-phosphate cytidylyltransferase, which translates to MHRFTVCIPAAGSGSRMKSDAPKQYLQVAGAPVLFHTLVAFDAIEECRRIIIATDDREKIRAVLGNRSWRANIDIVLGGERRQDSVEKALSAVENDREIVLVHDAARPCVKRNHIAGVVDAVARHGAAVLAIPARDTLKRVEAGVISETVDRAMIWQAQTPQGARAGVFREAFTAAIRDDFAATDDVSLLERIGVQVHVVAGSASNLKITEPEDLLLAEAILIERERKLERR; encoded by the coding sequence ATGCACCGATTTACTGTCTGTATTCCTGCTGCCGGCAGCGGAAGCAGAATGAAATCCGATGCGCCGAAGCAATACCTGCAAGTTGCAGGGGCCCCCGTTCTGTTTCATACTCTTGTGGCCTTCGACGCGATTGAGGAATGCCGACGCATCATCATCGCAACGGACGACAGAGAAAAGATCCGCGCGGTGCTCGGAAATCGCAGCTGGCGTGCGAACATTGACATCGTACTGGGCGGGGAACGCCGACAGGACTCCGTCGAGAAAGCCCTTTCCGCCGTGGAAAATGACAGGGAAATCGTCCTCGTCCACGATGCTGCCCGTCCCTGTGTGAAGCGAAACCACATCGCAGGTGTTGTTGACGCCGTCGCACGACATGGTGCGGCCGTCCTGGCCATACCTGCGCGGGATACACTAAAGCGCGTCGAAGCTGGTGTGATCAGCGAAACGGTGGACCGCGCGATGATTTGGCAGGCACAGACGCCGCAGGGTGCGCGTGCCGGTGTGTTTCGTGAGGCGTTCACCGCTGCGATCCGCGACGATTTCGCGGCAACGGACGATGTGTCGTTACTCGAACGCATCGGGGTGCAGGTTCACGTCGTAGCGGGTTCCGCGAGTAATCTGAAAATCACCGAACCGGAGGATCTTCTGCTCGCCGAAGCGATACTCATCGAACGTGAGCGCAAGCTGGAGAGGCGATGA
- the queA gene encoding tRNA preQ1(34) S-adenosylmethionine ribosyltransferase-isomerase QueA, translating to MKLSDFDYAFPKGLIAKYPVEERDQSRLMVVHRSTGDIEHRLFSDIHEYFKKGDCLVLNDTKVFPARLIGRKEKTNAKIEVFLLRELSKDERLWDVIVDPARKVRIGNKIYFSDKLMCEVIDNTTSRGRTVRFNYQGDLFKLIDIVGQTPLPPYIKREPEEADKEHYQTVYARQVGAVAAPTAGLHFTKRLLGKMKKKGVSITSVLLHIGHGTFRPVEVEDLTKHKMDSEYYEIPPEACSAVNKAKDAKKSIVVVGTSTVRALESSVTTMRQLSPARGWTDKFIYPPYDFKITDKLITNFHMPKSTLLMMVAAFSDYDLMMKAYKKAVKDKYRLFSYGDAMMII from the coding sequence ATGAAACTTTCCGATTTCGACTACGCATTTCCCAAGGGACTCATCGCCAAGTACCCCGTCGAGGAACGCGACCAATCGCGACTCATGGTGGTGCATCGCAGCACCGGCGATATTGAGCACCGGCTTTTTTCCGATATTCATGAGTATTTCAAGAAAGGCGACTGCCTCGTTCTCAACGACACGAAAGTATTTCCCGCGCGGCTGATCGGCAGGAAGGAAAAGACCAACGCCAAAATCGAGGTCTTCCTCCTTCGTGAGTTGAGTAAGGATGAGCGCCTCTGGGACGTGATCGTGGACCCTGCCCGTAAGGTGCGCATCGGAAACAAAATCTATTTCTCCGACAAGCTCATGTGCGAGGTCATCGACAACACCACGTCTCGCGGACGCACCGTGCGCTTCAACTATCAGGGCGATTTGTTCAAGCTCATCGATATCGTCGGCCAGACACCGCTGCCTCCGTACATCAAACGGGAGCCGGAAGAAGCCGACAAGGAGCATTATCAGACAGTGTACGCCCGCCAGGTCGGCGCGGTGGCCGCCCCCACGGCCGGACTTCATTTCACGAAGCGGCTGCTCGGAAAAATGAAGAAAAAAGGTGTCTCCATTACCTCTGTCCTGTTGCATATCGGGCACGGCACCTTCCGTCCCGTGGAAGTTGAAGACTTGACGAAGCATAAGATGGACTCCGAGTATTACGAAATTCCGCCTGAAGCCTGCTCCGCGGTAAACAAGGCAAAAGACGCAAAGAAAAGCATCGTCGTTGTCGGCACCAGTACCGTCCGTGCTCTGGAATCGAGTGTTACTACCATGCGGCAGCTTTCACCCGCCCGCGGATGGACGGACAAATTCATTTATCCGCCCTACGATTTCAAGATCACGGATAAACTGATCACCAATTTCCACATGCCGAAGTCCACCTTGCTCATGATGGTCGCCGCCTTTTCGGATTACGACCTCATGATGAAGGCATATAAAAAGGCAGTGAAGGATAAGTATCGACTGTTCAGTTACGGCGATGCGATGATGATCATCTGA
- a CDS encoding choice-of-anchor D domain-containing protein — MATFYRILAVFACLLAVSTSLHSQTGSWSPQFIPPTQPMLYDIDMHPSGFGLAVGKSDINASTGAFYSGVLMTVDFGNNWAQVENMVPRFDPELPDYALWRAVFILNEQVAVIVGDSGLVYRTKDGGFSWTNDSVVFNPDFAARPTLRDVVLISERVGYIVGGDVLTTLPINSELHPNQVFRTDDGKIWYDRSPTLQQTQNLSAALNACAYSGGTLFIAGEVGMLLMDNGTGYQRMSIVSSPAFYRHMYTDIDAVSQNEIFVVGYDDVSNTPLAYRSIRDLSRFSSIVPGNIAFGVRRIPAVDFLHPSYGWLGAAQYYTGMTNDGCASWTTFNVPGSSVQSDMTAIDFTDELNGWACGGDEASNSGWVIRFSGSPPRANISISDKEVDFGTIECENSVEANVYIRNTGTGDLWLPMNSVFFTDPGLKVINPAPTAFPVVVKPGKQVILRVRWTMGRNVFGNATATMTIWHNDPDHNPWTVTLKVKRNYGALDFLPEMQLSYGTCLKDTVYFPTVIPAVGNRTPTFISWKYVSGHNDFAIVAPDPGTQVPTSIGVNFRFAPSDTGMRRGVYSVVHGNPACPDTSQIVLTGFGQRTILRASVDTINFGEVCVGAQKDTSIILRSFGNTFVSGGLIEHVSGDPLFGSPDWGVFLKQDSAKVFRLHFSPFKAGSFTARYRIISGPCPDTLYLTFRGRGIETKLEITPKSPIQLGPIFVNRVTTRDVTITNVGTTNARITEVRLLTTDPTLQIMVPPALPRSLTPSQTLGITLRFAPNKLGEIRTRLLVRWDSRCADTIDAEVNAICVPNPEIEAPQNADLGVQRCPQPLRDTVWIKNKGNGPLVFYSTTVTGVDRQHFTIIQPKINDTAKAMSDYPIIVEFNRPDPGRSNAILRFTHNDIDAGRTDIDVTAERTVAHFVVEGDSSTAFFTRLFVEESRTFIVRNTSLQPMSVTDITVVEEAAVFSAQPTRALPIALAPGDTMSFRVVFTPDARGPFNGVVLIMGTPCEYSIALGLKGSGDTDGLSTDRGNLAFTLDPCSYTNACQNIVLKNQAPEAVLVSSLIIVQSGTVFSIDPAVSTPFNIGPNGERTVRICASPEAIGSRTGTLQIHSNDPAYPLLNVALTSKRDSSAITVSVTDIDFGRSAVCQNVAPRRVTITNTGTLPETVTPALLNGGTAFSISMAGPEVIQPGKSYTFDVVYLRPTYGTHNDIIELRTTRCQTVFRIPLSGEYVEQTYFAAPNPVVFPTVNVGGVSTRQLTLQNNGGFDATIGGVTISPAGPFTIQGSAPTSVSAGGTANISLRFNPASEGPATATVCVYITSPCPDTICVRLDGEAVKGTLELHPALLAFNTLAQCEEEVLDDTLINTGSGPITILSASINGPGQAAFTNLTPVPGAGEVVPPAGKRIFSIRYNAANAPADGAVNANLQIRTDDIVLPQFDIPLEAGRVTQIADAGGAVDFGIVEVSQPEQRTITLRNNGTVRLCYETVSLPSQVTLSPSLPICIDPGRTVDVTLTYTSAAPGSFAGTAVLRIPTPCADSTVFQLSATSQEGSLVQTDTVRLAPAPWCDDATFSFTARSSYLETVSLTGMRLEGADAAFFSIVSPSPSSLPRNITSGGTEQFVVELIPDQRNKVYIATFVADYTAFGQPVQRRTVLIAEAVVPSLSVESANFPATVLGQSGGTQTIRIRNTSALPLNVSQILLADPSFIVRSQTPTPPATLQPNGEMTVTIEFIPQVTGSLLDSLVVVSQLPCAFRASGLLNGEGIPQPIVDATITIGAISGEVDQVIDVPVLVDKSLGGADVGGWTATLTFNRSMLYPLALVTEGTPSAGLTPNLSWDYANSTVSFGVTGSGPLMAAGTGPIAWLRCRVLVGDAQTTALTLTSFSFTSGYARVAGRVNGSFELLNYCMPDERLLRDRAGFRISQSIPNPVSQTGHGRASVSFVLPSEERVTLFIYDQIGRQVREQDFGVMPAGTHSTFLGVSDLRPGVYHYVLRTARHTAVRSMVVIE, encoded by the coding sequence ATGGCTACATTCTACCGAATCCTCGCTGTTTTCGCCTGTCTGCTCGCTGTTTCGACATCCCTGCACTCACAAACGGGCTCCTGGTCTCCGCAATTCATCCCCCCGACGCAACCGATGTTGTACGACATCGACATGCATCCGAGCGGGTTCGGCCTTGCCGTCGGCAAATCCGATATCAACGCGAGCACCGGTGCGTTTTACTCCGGCGTGTTGATGACGGTTGATTTCGGCAATAATTGGGCACAGGTGGAGAACATGGTCCCGCGCTTCGATCCGGAGTTGCCGGATTATGCGCTGTGGCGCGCCGTGTTCATTCTGAATGAACAGGTGGCAGTTATCGTAGGCGATAGCGGCCTGGTGTATCGCACCAAAGATGGCGGATTTTCCTGGACCAATGACTCCGTGGTTTTCAATCCGGATTTTGCCGCTCGCCCGACGCTGCGCGATGTGGTACTGATCAGTGAACGCGTCGGGTACATTGTGGGCGGCGACGTGCTGACGACCCTTCCGATCAATTCGGAGTTGCATCCCAATCAGGTCTTCCGCACGGACGACGGGAAAATCTGGTATGACAGATCCCCGACGCTGCAACAGACACAAAATCTATCGGCCGCGCTCAACGCGTGCGCCTATTCCGGCGGAACGCTGTTCATTGCCGGCGAGGTCGGCATGTTGTTGATGGACAACGGCACGGGATATCAGCGAATGAGTATCGTCAGTTCTCCGGCGTTTTACCGGCACATGTATACCGACATTGATGCCGTCAGCCAGAACGAAATATTCGTCGTTGGCTATGACGATGTCAGCAACACGCCACTCGCCTACAGGAGTATCAGGGATCTCTCACGCTTTTCCAGCATCGTTCCGGGCAACATCGCTTTCGGCGTAAGACGCATTCCCGCGGTGGATTTTCTGCACCCCAGCTACGGTTGGCTGGGTGCGGCACAATACTACACCGGCATGACCAATGACGGATGCGCATCCTGGACAACGTTCAATGTTCCGGGTAGTTCGGTGCAGAGCGATATGACAGCGATAGATTTCACCGACGAACTGAATGGTTGGGCCTGTGGTGGTGACGAAGCCAGCAACAGTGGTTGGGTGATCCGTTTCAGTGGGTCGCCTCCGAGGGCAAATATTTCGATTTCGGACAAGGAAGTTGATTTCGGGACTATCGAATGTGAAAATTCGGTGGAAGCCAACGTATACATTCGAAACACCGGAACCGGTGATCTCTGGTTACCGATGAACAGTGTGTTCTTCACCGATCCGGGTTTGAAGGTCATCAATCCTGCTCCTACGGCATTCCCTGTGGTCGTAAAACCCGGAAAGCAAGTCATTTTGCGGGTGCGTTGGACCATGGGCAGAAACGTGTTCGGAAATGCGACCGCGACGATGACGATCTGGCACAATGATCCCGATCATAATCCCTGGACTGTTACGCTCAAAGTCAAGCGCAACTACGGTGCACTCGATTTTCTCCCGGAAATGCAGTTGTCGTACGGGACCTGTCTGAAAGATACAGTGTACTTCCCGACGGTCATCCCTGCGGTCGGTAACCGTACCCCGACGTTCATTTCGTGGAAGTATGTGAGCGGACACAATGATTTTGCCATTGTCGCCCCGGATCCGGGCACGCAGGTCCCCACATCGATCGGTGTGAATTTCCGTTTTGCGCCGAGTGACACCGGCATGCGCCGCGGTGTGTACAGCGTGGTTCACGGAAACCCCGCCTGTCCGGACACGTCACAGATAGTCCTTACGGGCTTCGGCCAGCGGACGATACTTCGTGCTTCAGTGGACACGATCAATTTCGGCGAGGTGTGCGTGGGCGCACAGAAGGACACATCCATCATTCTGCGGAGTTTCGGAAACACCTTCGTTTCCGGCGGTCTGATCGAGCATGTCAGCGGAGATCCGCTGTTCGGTTCTCCCGACTGGGGAGTGTTTCTAAAACAGGATAGCGCGAAAGTGTTCCGGCTCCATTTCTCGCCCTTCAAGGCAGGCAGTTTCACCGCGCGATACCGCATAATTTCCGGTCCCTGTCCGGACACGTTGTATCTGACGTTCCGCGGGCGTGGTATCGAAACCAAACTCGAAATCACTCCGAAGAGCCCGATACAGCTCGGACCCATTTTCGTGAATCGCGTGACTACGCGCGACGTGACGATTACCAATGTCGGCACAACCAACGCGCGCATAACGGAAGTACGACTGCTCACTACAGATCCGACGTTGCAGATAATGGTCCCGCCTGCGCTACCGCGCTCGTTGACTCCGTCTCAAACTCTCGGAATCACCCTCCGTTTCGCGCCAAATAAGCTCGGTGAAATTCGCACCCGTCTGTTGGTACGCTGGGATTCGCGATGCGCTGACACGATTGACGCGGAGGTGAATGCGATATGCGTACCAAATCCGGAAATCGAAGCGCCACAGAACGCGGATCTCGGGGTACAGCGCTGTCCGCAACCCTTGCGTGATACGGTGTGGATTAAGAATAAGGGCAACGGACCACTGGTGTTCTATAGCACCACGGTGACGGGGGTGGACAGGCAGCATTTCACCATCATTCAGCCGAAGATCAATGACACGGCGAAAGCGATGAGCGACTATCCGATTATCGTGGAATTCAACCGCCCCGATCCCGGCCGCTCGAATGCCATACTTCGTTTTACTCACAACGATATTGATGCCGGTCGTACCGACATCGACGTGACGGCTGAACGTACCGTTGCGCATTTCGTGGTTGAAGGGGATTCGTCCACCGCATTCTTCACGCGTCTCTTTGTCGAAGAGTCGCGCACCTTTATCGTTCGCAACACCAGTCTGCAACCGATGTCGGTGACGGATATCACCGTCGTCGAAGAAGCGGCAGTGTTCAGTGCGCAACCGACACGGGCCCTCCCGATTGCGCTGGCCCCGGGTGACACCATGTCGTTCAGAGTCGTTTTCACACCGGACGCACGCGGTCCGTTCAACGGTGTCGTTCTGATCATGGGTACTCCTTGTGAATACAGCATCGCCCTTGGTCTTAAGGGTTCCGGCGATACGGACGGTCTCAGCACCGACAGAGGGAATCTCGCCTTCACCCTTGACCCCTGCAGCTACACCAATGCCTGTCAAAACATCGTCCTCAAGAATCAGGCGCCGGAAGCGGTGCTCGTCAGTTCACTGATCATCGTGCAGTCCGGGACGGTGTTTTCCATCGATCCGGCCGTAAGCACGCCATTCAATATCGGTCCCAACGGTGAACGCACCGTGCGTATCTGCGCCTCGCCGGAGGCCATCGGCTCGAGAACCGGGACGCTGCAGATCCACAGCAACGATCCCGCCTATCCTCTGCTCAACGTGGCCTTGACCAGCAAGCGTGATTCTTCAGCCATCACCGTTTCTGTAACCGACATAGACTTCGGGCGGAGCGCGGTATGTCAGAACGTTGCGCCGCGCCGCGTGACCATTACCAACACCGGTACACTGCCGGAAACAGTTACTCCGGCACTTCTCAACGGAGGGACGGCCTTCTCCATTTCCATGGCCGGTCCCGAGGTTATTCAACCGGGTAAGTCGTATACCTTCGACGTCGTGTATCTCCGTCCTACGTATGGGACGCACAACGATATCATTGAACTGCGGACAACGCGGTGCCAGACGGTGTTCCGGATACCACTTAGCGGCGAGTACGTGGAGCAGACCTATTTCGCGGCGCCGAATCCTGTCGTTTTCCCGACGGTGAATGTCGGTGGTGTCTCCACCCGACAACTCACCTTGCAGAACAATGGCGGTTTCGATGCGACGATCGGCGGAGTAACCATCTCTCCCGCCGGGCCGTTCACCATCCAGGGTTCCGCACCGACGAGCGTCTCCGCGGGAGGCACAGCGAACATTTCTCTGCGCTTCAATCCTGCGTCCGAAGGTCCTGCAACCGCGACCGTGTGTGTGTACATCACGTCGCCCTGCCCCGACACCATTTGTGTGCGGCTCGACGGCGAAGCCGTGAAAGGAACGCTCGAGTTGCATCCGGCGCTGCTTGCCTTCAACACACTCGCGCAGTGCGAGGAGGAAGTTCTGGACGACACGCTGATCAATACCGGCAGCGGACCGATCACCATTTTGTCCGCTTCCATTAACGGTCCCGGCCAGGCGGCCTTCACAAACCTGACACCGGTACCCGGCGCGGGTGAAGTTGTGCCTCCCGCAGGGAAGCGCATCTTCTCTATCCGCTACAATGCCGCGAATGCTCCCGCTGACGGCGCGGTGAATGCGAATCTGCAAATACGCACAGACGATATTGTGTTGCCGCAGTTTGATATACCTCTTGAAGCCGGACGTGTTACCCAGATCGCTGACGCAGGCGGTGCCGTCGACTTCGGAATTGTTGAAGTCAGTCAGCCCGAACAGCGTACCATCACGTTGCGAAACAACGGCACTGTACGGCTCTGCTATGAAACCGTCTCGCTGCCCTCGCAAGTGACGCTTTCACCTTCGTTACCGATTTGCATTGATCCCGGCAGGACGGTAGACGTTACGCTGACCTACACGTCGGCGGCGCCGGGAAGCTTTGCTGGTACGGCAGTGCTTCGCATCCCGACACCGTGTGCGGACAGTACGGTATTCCAGCTTTCCGCCACGTCGCAGGAGGGCTCCCTGGTTCAGACAGATACCGTGCGTCTCGCCCCGGCCCCCTGGTGCGATGATGCAACGTTCAGTTTCACGGCCAGGAGCAGCTATCTTGAAACCGTTTCACTTACGGGCATGCGTCTCGAGGGTGCGGATGCGGCGTTCTTCTCCATCGTGAGTCCCTCACCGTCGTCGCTCCCGCGCAATATCACATCGGGCGGAACCGAGCAGTTCGTCGTGGAATTGATCCCCGACCAACGCAATAAGGTGTATATCGCGACGTTCGTCGCCGATTACACCGCGTTCGGTCAGCCGGTGCAGCGCAGGACGGTGTTGATTGCGGAAGCTGTCGTTCCCTCGCTGAGCGTGGAAAGTGCGAATTTCCCCGCAACCGTGCTGGGTCAGTCCGGCGGCACACAGACCATACGAATCCGCAATACCAGTGCGCTTCCTTTGAACGTCAGTCAGATTCTCCTTGCGGATCCGTCGTTCATCGTACGCTCCCAGACGCCGACTCCCCCTGCGACTCTCCAGCCCAACGGCGAGATGACGGTGACCATCGAGTTCATACCGCAGGTAACCGGTTCACTCCTTGACAGCCTTGTCGTGGTTTCGCAGCTTCCCTGTGCCTTCAGGGCCAGCGGCTTGCTGAACGGCGAAGGCATACCGCAACCCATCGTCGACGCAACGATCACTATCGGTGCCATCTCCGGCGAGGTGGATCAGGTGATAGATGTTCCGGTGCTCGTGGATAAGTCACTGGGCGGTGCCGATGTGGGCGGCTGGACCGCAACGTTGACGTTCAACCGCAGCATGCTGTATCCGCTCGCCCTAGTCACCGAAGGCACGCCGAGCGCCGGTCTGACTCCGAATCTGTCCTGGGATTACGCCAACAGCACTGTAAGCTTCGGCGTGACAGGCAGTGGTCCACTCATGGCAGCCGGGACGGGACCGATAGCCTGGCTCCGTTGCCGTGTACTTGTGGGCGATGCGCAGACCACTGCTCTGACGCTGACGAGTTTCAGTTTCACCAGCGGATATGCCAGAGTAGCGGGCAGGGTGAACGGAAGCTTCGAACTGCTCAATTACTGTATGCCCGACGAACGGCTGCTCCGCGACAGGGCGGGATTCCGTATCTCGCAAAGCATACCCAATCCCGTGTCTCAGACGGGTCACGGCCGCGCAAGCGTCAGCTTCGTGTTGCCGAGCGAAGAGCGCGTGACCCTGTTCATCTATGATCAGATCGGACGGCAAGTTCGAGAGCAGGACTTCGGGGTGATGCCCGCCGGGACCCATTCGACCTTCCTTGGTGTCAGCGATTTGCGTCCGGGCGTGTACCACTACGTTCTGCGGACCGCACGGCACACCGCTGTTCGTTCCATGGTTGTGATCGAGTAA
- a CDS encoding acetate--CoA ligase family protein, producing MITPQLLAPHSIVVVGASNDIHKPGGKVLKNIIDGGFAGNLYVVNPKEAEVQGIRSFQHPGDLPQVDLAVIAIAAKFTLATVETLANEKGTKAFVILSAGFSEEGDEGRALERAIVDVVTRAGASLIGPNCVGILTPAHHSIFTEPIPMLDAKGVDFITGSGATACFILEAGIPKGLTFASVFSVGNSAQLGVEEILAYLDESFDPATSSRVKMLYVETIAKPQKLLRHARSLIAKGCRIAAIKAGSSEAGSRAASSHTGALASPDVAVDALFRKAGIVRCYGREDLIAVASVFMHPELRGKNIAIITHAGGPAVMLTDALSNGGLNIPHIEGTAALELLSQLYPGSSVANPIDFLATGTAAQLGTIIDYVDQRFDEIDAMVVIFGTPGLTRIFDVYEVLHEKMRSCRKPIFPVLPSTLTAREEVADFLAKGHLNFPDEVTLGNALARVYSTRKPTEESLVPAVDHAAIRDVIASCDDGYIAPDAIQRLLDAAGIPRAGEAVASTADGAAAAASTLGYPVVMKVVGPVHKSDVGGVVLNVQDEARVRTEFDRMMRIPDTTAVLLQPMLSGIELFAGAKKEGGFGHLVLCGLGGIFIEVLKDVQAGLAPLSSEEALGMIRQLKGYRILQGVRGQAGVNEAAFAEVVSRLSALLEAAPEIMELDLNPLLGTPKGVTAVDARIRIER from the coding sequence ATGATTACTCCCCAGCTCCTTGCACCGCACAGCATTGTCGTCGTGGGAGCATCGAACGACATTCACAAACCCGGCGGGAAGGTACTGAAAAACATCATCGACGGAGGTTTCGCGGGCAACCTGTACGTGGTGAATCCGAAAGAGGCGGAAGTTCAAGGCATCAGGAGTTTTCAGCACCCCGGGGATCTGCCGCAGGTCGATCTCGCCGTTATCGCCATCGCCGCGAAATTCACACTCGCCACGGTCGAGACCTTGGCAAATGAAAAAGGGACAAAAGCATTTGTTATTCTCTCCGCCGGCTTCAGCGAGGAAGGCGACGAGGGCCGTGCGCTCGAACGCGCCATCGTGGACGTCGTCACCAGGGCCGGCGCCTCACTGATCGGTCCCAATTGCGTCGGGATTCTTACTCCCGCGCATCACAGCATTTTTACCGAACCCATCCCGATGCTGGATGCGAAGGGCGTGGATTTCATCACCGGATCCGGCGCCACTGCATGCTTCATTCTCGAAGCGGGGATCCCGAAAGGACTGACGTTCGCAAGCGTATTCTCCGTCGGCAACAGCGCTCAACTCGGCGTGGAAGAGATTCTCGCGTATTTGGACGAAAGCTTCGATCCCGCGACCAGTTCCCGCGTCAAAATGCTCTACGTCGAAACCATCGCCAAACCGCAGAAGCTGCTGCGGCACGCACGCTCCCTCATTGCCAAAGGCTGCCGTATCGCCGCGATCAAGGCGGGCTCCTCCGAAGCCGGTAGTCGCGCGGCCTCGTCCCACACCGGCGCGCTTGCCAGTCCGGACGTGGCGGTGGACGCGCTTTTCCGCAAGGCGGGCATTGTCCGTTGCTACGGTCGTGAAGACCTCATCGCCGTCGCATCCGTGTTCATGCACCCGGAACTTCGAGGAAAAAACATCGCCATCATCACTCATGCGGGTGGGCCGGCCGTCATGCTCACGGACGCGCTGTCCAATGGCGGACTGAACATCCCGCATATCGAGGGTACCGCCGCGCTCGAGCTGCTCTCGCAACTGTATCCGGGATCTTCCGTCGCCAATCCTATCGACTTCCTCGCCACGGGTACCGCCGCGCAACTCGGCACCATCATCGATTACGTGGATCAACGCTTCGACGAGATCGACGCCATGGTGGTTATTTTCGGGACGCCGGGCCTCACGCGCATCTTCGATGTGTATGAAGTGTTGCATGAAAAAATGCGCAGCTGTCGCAAGCCGATATTCCCTGTCCTCCCGAGCACACTTACCGCGCGCGAAGAAGTTGCGGATTTCCTCGCAAAGGGTCACCTGAATTTTCCCGACGAGGTCACACTCGGCAACGCGCTCGCGCGCGTGTATTCCACGCGCAAGCCGACGGAAGAATCACTCGTTCCTGCTGTCGATCACGCAGCGATACGCGATGTCATTGCATCGTGCGACGACGGCTACATCGCACCCGACGCCATTCAGAGGCTTCTCGATGCGGCGGGTATTCCTCGCGCGGGCGAAGCGGTGGCAAGTACGGCGGACGGCGCCGCCGCGGCCGCTTCAACGCTCGGTTACCCGGTGGTCATGAAAGTCGTCGGGCCGGTGCACAAATCCGACGTAGGCGGCGTGGTACTCAATGTGCAGGACGAAGCGCGCGTTCGCACCGAATTCGATCGCATGATGCGCATCCCGGATACCACCGCAGTGCTGCTCCAGCCCATGCTGAGTGGTATCGAACTGTTCGCCGGTGCGAAAAAGGAAGGCGGCTTCGGGCATCTCGTCCTCTGCGGACTTGGCGGAATTTTCATCGAAGTATTGAAAGACGTGCAGGCCGGTCTCGCGCCATTGAGTTCCGAAGAAGCGCTTGGAATGATCCGGCAGCTCAAGGGCTATAGAATCCTGCAGGGCGTGCGCGGACAGGCGGGCGTGAACGAAGCAGCCTTCGCGGAAGTGGTCAGCCGGCTTTCCGCATTGCTTGAGGCCGCACCGGAAATCATGGAACTCGATCTCAACCCGCTGCTCGGCACGCCGAAGGGTGTCACCGCGGTCGATGCGCGGATACGCATCGAGCGCTGA